The Micropterus dolomieu isolate WLL.071019.BEF.003 ecotype Adirondacks linkage group LG22, ASM2129224v1, whole genome shotgun sequence genome contains a region encoding:
- the lg22h15orf39 gene encoding uncharacterized protein C15orf39 homolog, translating into MMSSQQTLIDPVFRSKMPLFDGTIASTGLSKPQNMSDFLGKQELQYSGSYFTYDPRGKDGARFTPPCSNSKTSLLDGRSPVSHLSGMEGQNHIIYRQDSSSPEEGHSHSSPLHHAPSKGFTFYTKSPGITSPTAATLVTEQRTGGDNSSPSSENSVYLAIPKPVYGHNPCCNELGCVIGQRYSLEHGSPRIPNTVYKHDWMQTDAHYTERMPIQRKAQDALLQQRGLQFEASAEPMKRIPVETYSPGRTRTLPAIIEPNYSSYPCTLTHSLFGSLSEQRQHLQTSPRGYPSLYPSHPTYEHMTSEVYQEHSPMSKYGQLTQHPRFYYPQANVEVENRTQCKDIGGKQREDPLKHTVSNPREHYLVPHSLHGEIPLPSSERLPNHSFMRGFDYPCYAVPRFHLNASQIRAPLKRQHASPILHSNRINVSSSSYYTDHRMALATNLHKDKPSGSLHVDQSHPNSPFLRVDQTSPTRCISQPGVSPSSIQMNRFFHPLTSLHIDRPVLPPTGLNMDRLLDYSSCEARVKFQSKGLPISPAAWLPRSPHHSSDRIHTAVPNSSNVRKIIYSPDVASGDKHNSSVSTSGTGVLKGCLKRSNSHLSSPIKIQDEDRDLCEVELVKKRQKVEMENMGKKTDFPPMPVIDNVFSLAPYQAYLQASGVLFPGRVPQKTPIQLSENHEVKTKPDIKEKRPDWDEEQPAICLVSKKICADTPTEKPVEKIFEPKNVKVEKEDPSDIDNCAETVSQRDCCKVTVKKEPEENGSSSRGPMLVIKKCEPDELESKPSLENETAGESKPGEETAQMNSSSRVDTWRLHEQKVTLQPKSMTPPQPPESKLNFKNIPPQCLKLSTNTYKILLPDTKLSIPVAPPEKSLVQRITEFTPKLELQMPVRKHFFELHNSLCKLVSKSVSASSEQELRTWLTQLELAEPASPSTKVQKVSCLLGIKAREAWLNEEMKSALHKVLERLREYTVQERCPFPHVMRTGAVFLPMLVVKVLLFPTVLGSFIDQVLQEHKVELRPTTLSEEKILIQLHKRACSSRLRRLMSLKHLPDIYADVVNLLYYTCVCKHLGLDMDDMDPENREKDEGCEETIRSRTPIFSNIAASPSDSHPQRHPKNQKSNFNRNKTKSRVKSGSRHMFLDNSLSDEEEADDREKAISGGVLNALSEKICSGHQSEGTENRGSDGTVTEQDSSLILLSTTFENSWTCPLTLDDLSQSPSDTETEESSSPQPASQLSRPAKSPVRASNCSGVILKLRRMFSEGLNRKKARYQAILDSGTFIDPSLSQTDDGEGKQSSKRDLQRRTPKVTHRWQRTGSFAHALRPLTSSSKRKHISLLKIKYCPYLSACHSAEHRRRWVLRSAVQRAQRAMRFYYPDLVGKRIRHLYEEDDKSEVWYRGEVLRIHEAHSNPLKTIFEVRYDSEPEWKYYLELLIDYKKGWLKIED; encoded by the exons ATGATGAGCAGCCAGCAGACTCTCATTGACCCAGTGTTTCGAAGCAAGATGCCATTATTTGACGGGACCATAGCATCCACAGGACTGTCAAAACCACAAAATATGTCTGATTTCCTCGGTAAGCAGGAACTGCAGTACAGTGGGTCCTACTTCACTTATGATCCCAGAGGAAAGGATGGAGCACGGTTCACTCCTCCTTGTAGCAACTCAAAGACCTCTCTGCTGGATGGTAGAAGTCCTGTGAGTCACCTCTCTGGCATGGAGGGACAAAACCACATAATTTACAGGCAAGACAGCAGTTCTCCAGAGGAAGGCCATTCTCATTCTTCCCCTCTGCATCACGCCCCATCAAAAGGCTTTACATTTTACACTAAAAGTCCTGGGATCACCAGTCCTACAGCTGCTACATTAGTGACTGAACAAAGAACTGGAGGTGACAATTCATCTCCCTCATCAGAAAACTCTGTTTACCTAGCGATTCCTAAACCAGTTTATGGACATAACCCCTGCTGTAATGAACTGGGTTGTGTGATAGGACAACGATACAGTCTGGAACACGGCTCTCCGAGGATACCAAACACTGTATATAAGCATGACTGGATGCAAACTGATGCTCACTACACTGAAAGAATGCCTATTCAGAGAAAAGCACAAGATGCACTGCTGCAACAGAGAGGTTTACAGTTTGAGGCCAGTGCAGAACCAATGAAGAGGATACCTGTGGAGACATACAGCCCAGGTAGAACAAGGACTTTGCCTGCTATCATTGAGCCAAACTACAGCAGTTACCCCTGCACCCTGACTCACTCACTTTTTGGTTCTTTAAGTGAGCAGAGGCAGCATTTACAGACTTCCCCCAGAGGCTACCCTAGTTTATACCCCTCCCATCCTACATATGAGCATATGACCTCAGAGGTTTATCAGGAACATTCTCCCATGTCCAAATATGGCCAGCTAACACAGCACCCGAGGTTTTACTACCCCCAAGCAAATGTGGAGGTAGAAAACAGGACACAGTGTAAAGATATTGGCGGTAAACAGAGAGAAGACCCTCTTAAACACACAGTCTCAAACCCCAGGGAGCATTACCTAGTGCCTCACTCTCTTCATGGTGAAATTCCTTTGCCAAGCAGTGAAAGGTTGCCAAATCATTCCTTTATGCGGGGGTTTGACTATCCGTGTTATGCAGTTCCTAGATTTCATTTAAACGCAAGCCAAATCAGAGCCCCCCTAAAAAGGCAACATGCATCGCCCATCTTGCACTCGAATCGTATAAATGTTTCCTCATCCAGCTATTACACGGATCACCGCATGGCCTTGGCAACCAACCTACATAAGGACAAACCCAGCGGCAGCCTACATGTTGACCAATCACACCCCAACTCACCATTCTTACGTGTGGACCAAACCAGTCCTACCAGATGCATAAGTCAACCTGGCGTCTCACCATCCAGCATACAGATGAACAGATTTTTTCACCCTCTCACCAGCTTGCACATTGACCGACCTGTCCTTCCACCAACTGGTTTGAACATGGACAGACTCCTGGACTATTCCTCCTGTGAAGCCCGGGTTAAGTTCCAGTCGAAAGGACTTCCTATTTCTCCAGCAGCATGGCTGCCCCGGTCACCTCATCACAGCTCAGATCGAATCCACACAGCTGTACCCAATAGTTCAAATGTCCGCAAAATTATTTATTCCCCTGATGTTGCATCGGGAGATAAACACAACAGCTCCGTGTCCACTTCAGGCACCGGTGTCCTTAAAGGGTGCCTGAAGAGAAGTAATTCTCATTTATCTTCACCCATCAAAATACAAGATGAGGATAGGGATTTATGTGAAGTGGAACTAGTTAAGAAAAGACAAAAGGTGGAAATGGAGAACATGGGAAAGAAAACTGACTTTCCTCCCATGCCAGTTATTGACAATGTCTTCAGTCTAGCACCTTACCAAGCATATCTGCAGGCCTCTGGAGTGTTATTTCCAGGCAGAGTACCTCAGAAAACCCCCATCCAGTTGTCCGAGAACCATGAAGTCAAAACCAAGCCAGACATCAAAGAGAAAAGGCCAGATTGGGATGAAGAGCAGCCTGCTATCTGTCTAGTTTCCAAGAAAATCTGTGCAGATACTCCAACTGAGAAGCCTGTTGAGAAAATCTTTGAACCTAAAAATGTTAAAGTGGAAAAAGAAGATCCATCAGACATAGACAACTGTGCAGAGACCGTCAGTCAGAGAGACTGCTGCAAAGTAACAGTCAAAAAAGAGCCTGAAGAGAACGGttcatccagcagggggccaATGTTGGTGATAAAGAAATGTGAACCTGATGAACTTGAAAGTAAACCCTCATTAGAAAACGAGACTGCAGGCGAGTCCAAACCTGGTGAAGAGACTGCACAGATGAACTCATCTTCTCGGGTTGATACTTGGAGACTGCACGAACAAAAGGTCACACTTCAACCCAAATCCATGACTCCACCTCAACCACCCGAGAGCAAACTAAATTTCAAAAACATCCCTCCTCAGTGTCTTAAACTTTCCACCAACACCTACAAAATCCTTCTCCCTGATACAAAGCTTTCCATCCCTGTTGCACCCCCAGAGAAGTCACTTGTACAGCGGATTACTGAATTTACGCCAAAACTAGAGCTCCAAATGCCAGTCCGCAAGCACTTCTTTGAGCTGCACAATTCCCTCTGCAAACTAGTATCCAAATCTGTGTCGGCCTCTTCAGAGCAGGAGCTCAGAACCTGGCTGACTCAGTTGGAATTGGCTGAACCTGCATCTCCGTCAACCAAAGTCCAGAAGGTGTCTTGTCTGTTGGGGATAAAAGCCAGAGAGGCGTGGCTTAATGAGGAGATGAAGTCGGCACTCCATAAGGTCCTCGAGAGGTTGCGAGAGTACACTGTCCAGGAACGCTGTCCTTTTCCGCACGTCATGCGGACAGGGGCAGTGTTTCTCCCCATGCTGGTGGTGAAGGTGCTGCTGTTTCCGACGGTCCTGGGCAGCTTCATCGACCAGGTCCTGCAGGAGCACAAGGTGGAGCTGCGGCCCACCACGCTCTCCGAGGAAAAGATCCTCATCCAGCTTCACAAACGAGCCTGTTCCTCCAGGCTCAGGAGACTGATGTCCCTCAAACACCTGCCCGACATCTACGCCGACGTGGTCAACCTTTTGTATTACACCTGTGTCTGCAAACATCTGG GATTAGATATGGACGATATGGATcctgaaaacagagaaaaagacgAAGGTTGTGAGGAGACTATCAGATCCAGGACTCCTATATTTTCAAACATCGCTGCCTCACCCTCAGACTCACACCCACAGAGACATCCGAAGAACCAGAAATCAAATTTCAacaggaataaaacaaaaagcaggGTGAAGAGCGGTTCGAGGCATATGTTTCTGGACAACAGTTTATCAGATGAGGAAGAGGCAGATGACAGAGAAAAGGCTATAAGTGGAGGTGTACTGAATGCATTAAGTGAGAAAATCTGCAGTGGCCATCAGTCTGAAGGGACTGAGAATAGAGGAAGTGACGGTACGGTTACAGAACAGGATTCTTCACTCATTTTGCTGAGCACAACTTTTGAGAATTCATGGACATGTCCTTTAACCTTGGACGACCTTTCTCAATCTCCCAGTGACACAGAAACGGAGGAATCCTCTAGTCCGCAGCCTGCTAGTCAGCTCTCAAGACCAGCCAAATCTCCGGTTAGAGCCAGCAACTGTTCAGGCGTGATTCTCAAACTGAGGAGGATGTTTAGTGAAGGTCTTAACAGAAAAAAGGCCCGCTACCAAGCAATCTTAGACTCTGGAACATTTATTGATCCTTCCCTCTCACAGACTGATGATGgggagggaaaacagagcagCAAGAGGGACCTTCAAAGGAGGACGCCCAAAGTAACCCACAGGtggcagagaacaggaagctTCGCTCACGCCTTAAGACCCCTTACCAGCTCTTcgaaaagaaaacacatatcACTTTTAAAGATCAAATACTGTCCCTACTTGTCTGCCTGCCACAGCGCCGAACACAGGAGGCGATGGGTCCTGCGCTCGGCAGTCCAGAGGGCTCAGAGGGCCATGAGGTTCTACTACCCAGACCTGGTGGGAAAGAGGATTCGCCATCTGTATGAAGAAGATGACAAATCAGAAGTGTGGTACAGAGGAGAAGTGCTGCGGATCCATGAGGCCCACAGCAACCCTCTAAAGACTATATTTGAGGTAAGGTATGACAGCGAGCCAGAGTGGAAGTACTACCTGGAGCTGCTGATAGACTATAAAAAAGGGTGGCTCAAGATTGAAGACTAG
- the arih1 gene encoding E3 ubiquitin-protein ligase arih1 isoform X1, with the protein MDSDEGYNYEYDDEEEECSEDSAEEEPEDDTLELGEVELVDPVVAGGERDECGETGGGGHGPGEEEEEDYRFEVLTAEQILQHMVECIREVNEVIQNPATITRILLSHFNWDKEKLMERYFDGNLDKLFSECHVINPSKKPRIRPPINTRSSAQDMPCQICYLNFPNSYFTGLECGHKFCMQCWGDYLTTKIIEEGMGQTISCPAHSCDILVDDNTVMRLITDSKVKLKYQHLITNSFVECNRLLKWCPAPDCHHVVKVQYPDAKPVRCKCGRQFCFNCGENWHDPVKCKWLRKWIKKCDDDSETSNWIAANTKECPKCHVTIEKDGGCNHMVCRNQNCKAEFCWVCLGPWEPHGSAWYNCNRYNEDDAKAARDAQERSRAALQRYLFYCNRYMNHMQSLRFEHKLYAQVKQKMEEMQQHNMSWIEVQFLKKAVDVLCQCRSTLMFTYVFAFYLKKNNQSIIFENNQADLENATEVLSGYLERDISQDSLQDIKQKVQDKYRYCESRRRVLLQHVHEGYEKDLWEYIED; encoded by the exons ATGGACTCAGACGAGGGCTATAACTATGAATACGACGACGAAGAGGAGGAATGTAGCGAGGATAGCGCCGAAGAGGAGCCCGAGGACGACACCCTGGAGCTCGGAGAGGTGGAGTTGGTCGATCCCGTGGTGGCCGGTGGGGAGCGAGACGAGTGCGGTGAGACTGGTGGAGGTGGCCACGGCCCCggcgaggaagaggaggaggactaCCGCTTCGAGGTTTTGACTGCCGAGCAGATCCTCCAGCATATGGTGGAGTGTATCAGGGAGGTCAACGAGGTCATCCAG AATCCTGCAACAATAACACGCATCCTTCTCAGTCACTTCAACTGGGATAAAGAAAAGCTTATGGAAAG GTATTTTGATGGTAATCTGGACAAGCTTTTCTCTGAGTGTCATGTCATTAACCCCAGTAAGAAGCCTCGAATCCGTCCTCCAATCAACACTAGATCATCGGCACAGGACATGCCATGTCAGATCTGCTATCTGAACTTCCCCAACTCT TATTTTACAGGCCTAGAGTGTGGACACAAGTTCTGCATGCAGTGCTGGGGAGATTACCTGACCACCAAAATCATAGAAGAAGGAATGGGACAG ACCATTTCTTGTCCCGCTCATAGTTGTGACATTTTGGTTGATGACAACACAGTCAT GCGCCTCATAACAGATTCAAAAGTGAAGTTGAAGTACCAGCATTTAATTACAAATAGTTTTGTAGAG TGCAATCGACTGTTAAAGTGGTGCCCTGCACCAGACTGCCATCATGTTGTCAAAGTCCAGTACCCAGATGCCAAGCCAGTGAGGTGCAAGTGTGGCCGTCAGTTCTG CTTCAACTGTGGAGAGAATTGGCATGATCCTGTCAAATGTAAG TGGCTGAGAAAATGGATTAAGAAATGTGATGATGACAGTGAAACTTCAAACTGGATTGCGGCGAATACTAAG GAGTGTCCAAAATGCCATGTGACCATTGAGAAAGATGGTGGCTGCAATCACATGGTTTGTCGGAACCAGAACTGCAAAGCTGAGTTCTGCTGGGTCTGCTTGGGTCCATGGGAACCCCACGGTTCAGCCTG GTACAACTGCAATCGCTACAATGAAGATGATGCCAAGGCAGCCAGAGATGCTCAAGAG cGCTCCAGGGCAGCCTTGCAGAGGTACCTGTTCTACTGCAACCGCTACATGAACCACATGCAGAGCCTGCGCTTTGAGCACAAGCTCTATGCTCAGGTAAAGCAGAAGATGGAGGAGATGCAGCAGCACAACATGTCCTGGATTGAGGTGCAGTTTCTGAAGAAGGCCGTGGATGTGCTGTGCCAGTGCCGCTCCACACTCATGTTCACTTACGTCTTTGCCTTCTACCTCAAGAAGAACAACCAGTCCATTATTTTTGAG AACAACCAGGCAGACCTGGAAAATGCCACAGAGGTGCTGTCTGGCTACCTGGAGCGGGATATCTCCCAGGATTCCTTGCAGGACATCAAGCAGAAAGTACAAGATAAGTACAG ATACTGTGAGAGCAGGCGAAGAGTGCTGCTACAGCACGTGCATGAAGGCTATGAGAAGGACCTGTGGGAGTACATTGAAGATTGA
- the arih1 gene encoding E3 ubiquitin-protein ligase arih1 isoform X4 — translation MDSDEGYNYEYDDEEEEYEGYNYEYDDEEEECSEDSAEEEPEDDTLELGEVELVDPVVAGGERDECGETGGGGHGPGEEEEEDYRFEVLTAEQILQHMVECIREVNEVIQNPATITRILLSHFNWDKEKLMERYFDGNLDKLFSECHVINPSKKPRIRPPINTRSSAQDMPCQICYLNFPNSYFTGLECGHKFCMQCWGDYLTTKIIEEGMGQTISCPAHSCDILVDDNTVMRLITDSKVKLKYQHLITNSFVECNRLLKWCPAPDCHHVVKVQYPDAKPVRCKCGRQFCFNCGENWHDPVKCKWLRKWIKKCDDDSETSNWIAANTKECPKCHVTIEKDGGCNHMVCRNQNCKAEFCWVCLGPWEPHGSAWYNCNRYNEDDAKAARDAQERSRAALQRYLFYCNRYMNHMQSLRFEHKLYAQVKQKMEEMQQHNMSWIEVQFLKKAVDVLCQCRSTLMFTYVFAFYLKKNNQSIIFENNQADLENATEVLSGYLERDISQDSLQDIKQKVQDKYRYCESRRRVLLQHVHEGYEKDLWEYIED, via the exons ACGAGGGCTATAACTATGAATACGACGACGAAGAGGAGGAATGTAGCGAGGATAGCGCCGAAGAGGAGCCCGAGGACGACACCCTGGAGCTCGGAGAGGTGGAGTTGGTCGATCCCGTGGTGGCCGGTGGGGAGCGAGACGAGTGCGGTGAGACTGGTGGAGGTGGCCACGGCCCCggcgaggaagaggaggaggactaCCGCTTCGAGGTTTTGACTGCCGAGCAGATCCTCCAGCATATGGTGGAGTGTATCAGGGAGGTCAACGAGGTCATCCAG AATCCTGCAACAATAACACGCATCCTTCTCAGTCACTTCAACTGGGATAAAGAAAAGCTTATGGAAAG GTATTTTGATGGTAATCTGGACAAGCTTTTCTCTGAGTGTCATGTCATTAACCCCAGTAAGAAGCCTCGAATCCGTCCTCCAATCAACACTAGATCATCGGCACAGGACATGCCATGTCAGATCTGCTATCTGAACTTCCCCAACTCT TATTTTACAGGCCTAGAGTGTGGACACAAGTTCTGCATGCAGTGCTGGGGAGATTACCTGACCACCAAAATCATAGAAGAAGGAATGGGACAG ACCATTTCTTGTCCCGCTCATAGTTGTGACATTTTGGTTGATGACAACACAGTCAT GCGCCTCATAACAGATTCAAAAGTGAAGTTGAAGTACCAGCATTTAATTACAAATAGTTTTGTAGAG TGCAATCGACTGTTAAAGTGGTGCCCTGCACCAGACTGCCATCATGTTGTCAAAGTCCAGTACCCAGATGCCAAGCCAGTGAGGTGCAAGTGTGGCCGTCAGTTCTG CTTCAACTGTGGAGAGAATTGGCATGATCCTGTCAAATGTAAG TGGCTGAGAAAATGGATTAAGAAATGTGATGATGACAGTGAAACTTCAAACTGGATTGCGGCGAATACTAAG GAGTGTCCAAAATGCCATGTGACCATTGAGAAAGATGGTGGCTGCAATCACATGGTTTGTCGGAACCAGAACTGCAAAGCTGAGTTCTGCTGGGTCTGCTTGGGTCCATGGGAACCCCACGGTTCAGCCTG GTACAACTGCAATCGCTACAATGAAGATGATGCCAAGGCAGCCAGAGATGCTCAAGAG cGCTCCAGGGCAGCCTTGCAGAGGTACCTGTTCTACTGCAACCGCTACATGAACCACATGCAGAGCCTGCGCTTTGAGCACAAGCTCTATGCTCAGGTAAAGCAGAAGATGGAGGAGATGCAGCAGCACAACATGTCCTGGATTGAGGTGCAGTTTCTGAAGAAGGCCGTGGATGTGCTGTGCCAGTGCCGCTCCACACTCATGTTCACTTACGTCTTTGCCTTCTACCTCAAGAAGAACAACCAGTCCATTATTTTTGAG AACAACCAGGCAGACCTGGAAAATGCCACAGAGGTGCTGTCTGGCTACCTGGAGCGGGATATCTCCCAGGATTCCTTGCAGGACATCAAGCAGAAAGTACAAGATAAGTACAG ATACTGTGAGAGCAGGCGAAGAGTGCTGCTACAGCACGTGCATGAAGGCTATGAGAAGGACCTGTGGGAGTACATTGAAGATTGA